GTCCAGCCTCTTGAGGGTCGCGTGATGGTGGTCCGCCGTGCCGACGTGGTTCCGTTTGAGTGCGTCGCACGGGGGTACCTCGAAGGCAGTGGCTGGAAGGAATATCAAACAACGCAAGCCGTCTGCGGTAATCGGCTGCCAGGGGGACTTCGGCAATGCGACGCACTTCCCGAATCGATTTTCACGCCTGCGACCAAAGCCGACGAAGGACATGATGAAAACGTTTCCATCGGTCGAATGATTGCAGACGTCGGAAGCGACTTGGCGTTGCACTTGCGAGACGAAACGCTTCGGCTTTACCGCCAAGCCGCCGAACACGCCAAGTCATGCGGCATCATCATTGCCGATACGAAGTTCGAATTCGGCCGCGTCGCCGACGAGGATACGCCCATCTTGATTGACGAAGTCCTCACGCCGGATTCATCGCGTTTTTGGGACGCGGCGACCTATGAACCCGGTCACTCACAACCGTCTTTCGATAAGCAATTTGTCCGAGAGTGGCTGATGAACTCCGATTGGGATCGCAACTCGCCACCCCCATCTCTGCCACCAATCATCGTCGAACGAACCGCCGCCAAATACCAAGAAGCATTCGATCGCCTGGCGAGCACCTGAGCCGTAGACACCAGTGATTCGTTCCAACTCGTTTAAGATCAACCGCACAGCGTTAGTCACCGCTTCGGTGCAATCACCGGAGCTAACGCCCGCCGGCTGATGAGCCGAACCCGAACATTCGATTTAGACGGAGCACTAGCCTCGGGCCAGAACCACCGCGCCGACTTTGCGACGGCTACTCTCCCGATTCGACAACCTTGCAATGCTCAAGGATCTCGCCCGCCGAGGCGCGGTACCCAACATAAAATGGACCGAACTCCGCATACTTCGCGCTTGCCTTGTCGAATCGCATCTTATAGACGATATCTTTCAAGTAGTCTGGGTTGCGTCCCCAAAGCGTGACCATCCACTCCCAGTCATCTAAACCGACCCCGACGGTGATCAACTGAGACACCTTGCCGGCGAACGCGATACCGCTCTGCGCGTGCTCGGCCATCATCGCGTTGCGATCGCTAAACGATTCCATGAACCAGTTCGCGTCGGGGACGCGAGATTTGTTCATTGGATAGAAACAGGCGGCGGGCCAATCCGGAATCTCCGGACGCAGTCGCTGCTCGTTCATCATCGGAAGCCGTCGCTCGTACGCCGCTACTTTCGCATTCAGTTCGGGACTATCCTCGGTGGCACCTTCGCGAATCAAACGATCGCGGTACTGCTCGATCGACGGCACGTACTCGCTGACTTCGCTGATCGAGACAAATGACCAAACCGGTTCAATAAATTGGCCCAGTGGCGGCGCGATCAATGCTTGATGGACCGCGTCGACTTTTGCCGGGTCGGGATCCATCACCAGGACGGCAAAGTCTGCCGCGTGACCACTGATCCAGTACGACGCCAAACGCTCAGGCTTGACGTCGCCGGCCGGTGACAGCGCCGCACGAAAGTTTGCCACGCAACTCGGCGACAACACATGCGGCATGGATTCTCGACGAAATCGATAGAGAAAGTGACTGCAATGCCAGCCCTTTTCGGGAATCGTCGAGGGTTCGGGCAACGGGGTGGCGTGGGGATTGGGACGACCTGACATCTGCGATAGCTATCTCGTTCAGCGAGCACCGGAATTTGAAAGGGAATCTCCCTGATCTTCCCACGAACGTAGCGACGGCGCAAGGTGTGG
The sequence above is a segment of the Roseiconus lacunae genome. Coding sequences within it:
- a CDS encoding phosphoribosylaminoimidazolesuccinocarboxamide synthase, with the translated sequence MMSTPAPYQFDDSGALLETQLPLPRRSGKVRDVYELGDQLLVVSTDRISAFDYILPCGIPDKGKLLTQMSVFWFDHLDVNHHLLSTEVPQVLADQIDVQPLEGRVMVVRRADVVPFECVARGYLEGSGWKEYQTTQAVCGNRLPGGLRQCDALPESIFTPATKADEGHDENVSIGRMIADVGSDLALHLRDETLRLYRQAAEHAKSCGIIIADTKFEFGRVADEDTPILIDEVLTPDSSRFWDAATYEPGHSQPSFDKQFVREWLMNSDWDRNSPPPSLPPIIVERTAAKYQEAFDRLAST
- the hemQ gene encoding hydrogen peroxide-dependent heme synthase; protein product: MSGRPNPHATPLPEPSTIPEKGWHCSHFLYRFRRESMPHVLSPSCVANFRAALSPAGDVKPERLASYWISGHAADFAVLVMDPDPAKVDAVHQALIAPPLGQFIEPVWSFVSISEVSEYVPSIEQYRDRLIREGATEDSPELNAKVAAYERRLPMMNEQRLRPEIPDWPAACFYPMNKSRVPDANWFMESFSDRNAMMAEHAQSGIAFAGKVSQLITVGVGLDDWEWMVTLWGRNPDYLKDIVYKMRFDKASAKYAEFGPFYVGYRASAGEILEHCKVVESGE